The Haloarcula sp. H-GB4 genome segment GTGACGCTGTCGAAGCGGCGATCACCGACCACGAGCGGACTGGGGCGCACGAGTCGGAGCGACTGGCTCTCGCTGACGGCCTCCCACACAGCGTCCCCGTCGGCGTGTGCTCGCTCAACGCGGAGGAGGCGTGTCGGGCGGCGCTGGATGTGCATGACCTCGACAGCTATGTCGGTCCGGTTGTTGGCCGTGACACCGTCGAGTCACCGAAACCAGACCCGGAGGGGCTACTGGCGATTACCGACGAAATCGGCGTCGACCCTGGCGCAGTCGTGTTCGTTGGTGACTCAGAGAGCGACGCGACGGCTGCCCAGCGGGCTGGGATGGCGTTTGAGTGGGCGAGCGAGTTCGATCAGGCCCGGTATCGCGCGTAGAGGTAGACGCAGACGGCCGTCAGGAACCAGATGAGCGCGCCGACGCGGACCGCGAACAGCGCCCGCGCGGTCCATGTCTGGAGCGTGACCGCGGTCGACGCAAGCACGACGAGCGGCGAGCCGACCAGAATCGTCGTCACGAACGTGACCTGCATCACCCACCCGAAATCCACGCCGTCCGGGTCCGTCTTCTCGACTGTTGGCACATCCAATGGTACAGCCAGGTACGGCAAGCACCTTGCGGTTTCCCGGACGACGTGCGCAACCCGAACAGGTAAGGCGCAGGCGCGCCCCCGCTCGGATATGCCAACTGTCCGGGACCTGCAGGCGATGGCTGGTGAGGAGCCGATCACGATGCTGACGGCGTACGACGCCGTTACCGCGAGCATCGTCGACGACACCGGCGTGGACGTCATTCTCGTCGGCGACAGCATGGGGAATGCCGTCCTCGGTCACGATGACACGCTCCCGGTCACGCTTGATGAGATGGCCTCCCGGGTCGGCGCGGTCGCACGCGGCGCGGACGACGCACTGGTCGTCGCCGATATGCCGTTTCTCTCCTTCGGCGCGGACGAGCGTGAGAGCATCCAGAACTGCGGACGAATGCTGAAGGAGGAGGGCGCAAACGCAGTCAAGCTTGAATCCGGACCACACACAATCGAGCTGACCGAACGGCTGACGGACCTCGGAATCCCGACGATGGCCCACCTTGGGCTCACGCCACAGAGCGTGAACCAGACCGGCTACACCAGACAGGCGACCGGTCGGGAGGAGGCCGAGGAAATCGTCGACCTTGCGCGAGAACACGAGAACGCCGGCGCGTTCGCGCTGGTGCTTGAACACATCCCGGCGAACCTTGCAGCCCAGGTCACCGAAATCGTCGACATCCCGACGATCGGGATCGGAGCCGGCGGCGACTGTGACGGGCAAGTGCTCGTGTTCACCGATGTGGTCGGCCTTTCGGAGTCCAGCCCGCCTTTCGCCGAGCAGTTCGGCGACGTTCGCGGTGAGGTGGCCGACGCTGTCGACGAGTATATCGACGCCGTCGAATCCGGCGAGTTCCCAGGCGAGTCCCACAGCCACACCGAAGACGAACTCGACGACCTGTACTGAGCAGTCACACCGGTTGGCCGACCTACCCGGCCGCAGCCGTCTGATTTTCTATCCAGGCGTCGTACGCAGACTGGTTCTTGACGACGACGGTAGCGTCCATCTTACTGTGGCCAGCCCCGCACATCTCGGCGCAGTACAGCCGGTACTCGCCGGGTTCGGTCGGATGCGTTCGGGCCATCATTGTCTGGCTAGGGAAGATATCCTGTTTGATGCCCAGTTGCGGAATGTAGATGGCGTGAATCACGTCCGTCGTTCGCAGCCTGAATGTGACGTTCTCGTCGGCCGGAAGGACAAGCCGTTCCTCCGTCGTGACATTGGCCTCGCCGTAGGAGAACTCCCACCCCCACTGGTAGGCGAGCACGTCTATCTCCGTATCGTCTGCGAAGGCGTCGCCCCCGTCAGCGGACGCCTCGGCTGCTGCGGGCGTAATGTAGGGGTTAGCCATCACCACGAACGCCGAGACGCCGACGAAGACGAGTATCGCGCCCGTCGCGGCCGTCCAGGTCACCTCTAGCGCCGGGTCGTCAACGGTCGGCTTCGGGTCGTCGTTGTTCCGAAACCGGTAGATCACGTACACGAGCGTGAGTTCCACGAATAGCGTCAGTGGCAGGGCGACGTACAGGAGTTGTTCGTTGAGGTCGTCGATAGCAGCCCTGTTGACCGACTGCGCTGTGACCGGAGCAGCAAGTAGCGAGAGCCCGACCACGACAAGGCCCGCCTGAATCACGCGCCTTCGGAGACGCATTGTCACACTGTACCAATCGCCATGTCAAATAACTTGCCCAACGTTGTGTTAACTGAGGGGCGATCGCCGCAAGATCCGGGTCTCCGTGTGGTTTTATGAGCGTGGGCGTGTCAGAAATTGGTAACGTATAGCATGGCGACACGAGCAACCGTTCCGGCACGGCACGTCACACACAGATGCTAAACAGGGCTATCGTTGAGGGAACCGCTCTCGCTGTGCTGGCCCTGGCAGTGCTTTTCCTGTGGGTCCGGGAGCAACGGAAGGCGCGACCGGAGAGCGATGGCGGGTACACGACGCGGGAGGAGATCGAATTCGAAATCGGCCGAATCCAGTCTGAACTGTACCGCTGGCTGACGACGACGGACCATCGGGACATCGGCCTGCTCTACATCGCTTTCGGCACCGCCGCCGGCCTGTGGGGCGGCACCGACGCGATGATGCTGCGGACGGAACTGCTGACGCCGCCGGCAGACATCTGGACGCCGGAGACGTACAACGCGCTGTTTACCACGCACGGGCTGACGATGCTGATATTCTTCGTCCTGCCTGTGTTCTTCGGCATCGGAAACTACGTCCTGCCGCTGCTCATCGGGGCCGACGACATGGCCTTCCCGCGGGTCAACGCCGTCGGGTTCTGGCTCCTGCCGCCGGCCCTGATTCTGGTCCGGATGGGACTCATGATTCAGGTCCTCGGCCAGGTGCTGAATCTGGTGCTCCCGGCGGACGCTATCCGGTTTTTCCTCACGATGCGCGAGGTGAGCGTGGGCTGGACACTGTACGCGCCACTGTCCGTGCAACAGCCCAATCCACAGATAGACCTGCTGTTACTCGGCCTACATCTGAGCGGCATCGCCACGACGGTCGGGGCCATCAACTTCATCACCACAATTGTCTACGAGCGCGGCGAGGGCGTTAGCTGGGCGAACCTCGACATCTTCTCGTGGAACATGCTCGTCACGAGCGGGATTGCGCTGTTCGCGTTCCCGCTGCTGGGGAGCGCGCTAGTGATGCTCCTGCTAGACCGGAACCTCGGAACGGCCTTCTTCGCCACGGAGGGCGGTGGTGCAATCCTCTGGCAACACCTGTTCTGGTTCTGGGGCCACCCAGAGGTGTACATCCTCTTCCTTCCAGCGACAGGGTTGATGAGCCTTATTTTGCCGAAGTTCGTCGGGCGGAGACTCTTCGGCTACCAGTTCATCGTCTACTCGACGCTAGGGCTGGGCGTCCTCTCTTTCGGCGTCTGGGCGCATCATATGTTCACGACGAGCGCGGACCCGCGAGTGAAGCTGTCGTTCATGGCCGTCTCCATCGCCATCGCCGTCCCGAGTGCGATCAAGGTGTTCAACTGGATCACGACGATGTGGGAGGGGGATATCCGCCTGACTGCACCGTTTATCCTCTGTGCCGGCGGCATCGGGACGTTCATCATCGGCGGCGTCACAGGCGTGTTCCTCGCCGTCATCCCCGTCGACATCCTTTATCACGGGACGTACTACGTCGTCGGCCACTTCCACCTCATCGTCGTCAGCATCATCCCGTTCCTGATGATCGCCGCGAGCTACTACTGGTATCCGCTCATCACCGGCCGGTGGTACGACACACGGATGGCGAGGTTTCAGGCGCTGCTGATCGTCTTTGGCTCGTTCGTGACATTCATGACGTTGCTGGTCATCGGCGGGCTTGGGCTCCCACGACGACAGGCCATCTACCCGCCCGAGTACCAGTTCGCCCAGCAGATCGCGACCGTGGGTGGCTACGTCATCGGCCTGAGTGCGCTGCTGTGGCTGTACAACATGCTCGTCTCGTACTGGCGGGGGACGCCCGTAACGACGACGGACCCGTGGGGTCTGAAGGCGACGAACCAGTTCACCCGTGAGTGGCAGTGGTTCGAACAGCGTATGATGGACAAATACGACATGGAGCCGACTGAGCCCGAGACGACGCGGCGCTCATACGCCCCTGAAGCCGAACCGACCGGACTGGCCGGCGGCGTTGGGAATGTCGCCCAAACCGTCTCTCGGAACGCCTGGATGGCCGCAGCCGGCGGGTTCGTCGGCACGGTTCTGATGAGCGGCGGACTCATCACGGCGATACTCATTGGCGTCCTCGACCCGGTTTCGTTCGGTGAAATCGCTGAACTGGTCGGGCTACCCGCGACTCCGGCCGTCGGCGCGGTGCTCTTCCTCGTTGGCGGGACCGTCACCTGGCCGCTTTTGTTCCTGGCCTTCTCCGACTACCTCCCCGGTCGCCTCCTGTTCGAGACCGGGCTTGTGTTCGCGACACTGATATCCAGCGGGTTCGCCATCGCGTTCTACACTGGCCAGAGTGGACTCGGGTTCGTCGGCTATCTCGCCTTCGTGCTCGTCTCCCACTGGGCGTACGGCATCGGGTTGACCGTGACCTTCCAGTACCTCAAATCGGATGAGGCGCTCCGGACCCGGACAGATGGGGGCGGCTGACAGATGAGTTCCGGTGCAGACTCGTTCGTCTTCCAGTATCTCGC includes the following:
- a CDS encoding HAD family hydrolase produces the protein MTHNAVIYDLDGTLVRLAVDWGTVTSDVATVLRERNVDPENRDLWEMLTLSSETGHRDAVEAAITDHERTGAHESERLALADGLPHSVPVGVCSLNAEEACRAALDVHDLDSYVGPVVGRDTVESPKPDPEGLLAITDEIGVDPGAVVFVGDSESDATAAQRAGMAFEWASEFDQARYRA
- a CDS encoding DUF5822 domain-containing protein; amino-acid sequence: MPTVEKTDPDGVDFGWVMQVTFVTTILVGSPLVVLASTAVTLQTWTARALFAVRVGALIWFLTAVCVYLYARYRA
- the panB gene encoding 3-methyl-2-oxobutanoate hydroxymethyltransferase encodes the protein MPTVRDLQAMAGEEPITMLTAYDAVTASIVDDTGVDVILVGDSMGNAVLGHDDTLPVTLDEMASRVGAVARGADDALVVADMPFLSFGADERESIQNCGRMLKEEGANAVKLESGPHTIELTERLTDLGIPTMAHLGLTPQSVNQTGYTRQATGREEAEEIVDLAREHENAGAFALVLEHIPANLAAQVTEIVDIPTIGIGAGGDCDGQVLVFTDVVGLSESSPPFAEQFGDVRGEVADAVDEYIDAVESGEFPGESHSHTEDELDDLY
- the coxB gene encoding cytochrome c oxidase subunit II; its protein translation is MRLRRRVIQAGLVVVGLSLLAAPVTAQSVNRAAIDDLNEQLLYVALPLTLFVELTLVYVIYRFRNNDDPKPTVDDPALEVTWTAATGAILVFVGVSAFVVMANPYITPAAAEASADGGDAFADDTEIDVLAYQWGWEFSYGEANVTTEERLVLPADENVTFRLRTTDVIHAIYIPQLGIKQDIFPSQTMMARTHPTEPGEYRLYCAEMCGAGHSKMDATVVVKNQSAYDAWIENQTAAAG
- a CDS encoding DUF6789 family protein — encoded protein: MLNRAIVEGTALAVLALAVLFLWVREQRKARPESDGGYTTREEIEFEIGRIQSELYRWLTTTDHRDIGLLYIAFGTAAGLWGGTDAMMLRTELLTPPADIWTPETYNALFTTHGLTMLIFFVLPVFFGIGNYVLPLLIGADDMAFPRVNAVGFWLLPPALILVRMGLMIQVLGQVLNLVLPADAIRFFLTMREVSVGWTLYAPLSVQQPNPQIDLLLLGLHLSGIATTVGAINFITTIVYERGEGVSWANLDIFSWNMLVTSGIALFAFPLLGSALVMLLLDRNLGTAFFATEGGGAILWQHLFWFWGHPEVYILFLPATGLMSLILPKFVGRRLFGYQFIVYSTLGLGVLSFGVWAHHMFTTSADPRVKLSFMAVSIAIAVPSAIKVFNWITTMWEGDIRLTAPFILCAGGIGTFIIGGVTGVFLAVIPVDILYHGTYYVVGHFHLIVVSIIPFLMIAASYYWYPLITGRWYDTRMARFQALLIVFGSFVTFMTLLVIGGLGLPRRQAIYPPEYQFAQQIATVGGYVIGLSALLWLYNMLVSYWRGTPVTTTDPWGLKATNQFTREWQWFEQRMMDKYDMEPTEPETTRRSYAPEAEPTGLAGGVGNVAQTVSRNAWMAAAGGFVGTVLMSGGLITAILIGVLDPVSFGEIAELVGLPATPAVGAVLFLVGGTVTWPLLFLAFSDYLPGRLLFETGLVFATLISSGFAIAFYTGQSGLGFVGYLAFVLVSHWAYGIGLTVTFQYLKSDEALRTRTDGGG